One Bdellovibrio sp. ArHS genomic region harbors:
- a CDS encoding cytochrome c3 family protein, with product MIMHRGFNIVALLSALMVSTLLTGCKFQPGFGYNKGYAPEQPIPFDHSLHVGTHKIQCQYCHNQVERTKHANIPALSTCMNCHLQVGTDKPNIQKLREVYDSGGSIEWVRVHMLPDFVHFNHNAHIAKGVNCQTCHGPIETMTKVEQFSDLSMGWCVNCHRQPENKAPLNCSTCHY from the coding sequence ATGATTATGCATCGAGGTTTCAATATAGTCGCGTTGTTAAGCGCGCTCATGGTTTCAACACTTCTCACGGGTTGTAAATTTCAACCTGGGTTTGGGTACAATAAAGGATACGCTCCTGAACAGCCGATTCCTTTTGATCACTCACTGCACGTGGGAACTCATAAAATTCAATGTCAGTACTGTCATAACCAAGTGGAAAGAACAAAGCATGCGAACATTCCTGCTCTTTCAACTTGTATGAATTGCCATCTGCAAGTCGGAACCGACAAGCCGAACATTCAAAAATTGCGTGAAGTCTATGATAGTGGTGGATCTATTGAATGGGTTCGCGTTCACATGCTTCCTGATTTTGTTCACTTCAATCACAATGCGCACATTGCTAAAGGTGTTAACTGTCAGACATGTCATGGTCCTATCGAGACAATGACGAAGGTCGAACAGTTCTCTGACCTCTCAATGGGATGGTGTGTGAACTGCCACCGTCAGCCTGAAAACAAAGCGCCACTCAACTGTTCAACTTGTCACTACTAA